One Manduca sexta isolate Smith_Timp_Sample1 chromosome 28, JHU_Msex_v1.0, whole genome shotgun sequence DNA window includes the following coding sequences:
- the LOC115451890 gene encoding protein FAM102A: MAFMMKKKRYKFEVQCCLEELTEVPFVSAVLFAKVRLLDGGNFQDHSSREEVRNHAVRWNAQFSFMCKMCANASTGVLERALLRVSVRKECKGGRSYQKLGFCDVNLAELAGAGETTRRCLLEGYDQHRRQDNSVLRLRIKMNMISGDPLFKVPERKQEVAESKGGGDSGSESAPGGGGGAPDDDCASSTASSGFGSLTKKKNYEGGVSQTLTLVPSCELPSPDSEESPLATSIPDHPGLTVSVATVAAVVPTSCASCLQQQQHTHSRNSSNTSGDMSSKASGYGSSSAASAHSRQSSEGDSAGDTARPHHNSVRLERTTTTTTTLYVPSQTCKHTGRALAKLLLEKTVVSETSDVFLTPNTTLTGPPDVIPRHVLLSPSPEEYKTPDSTLIENGHDNSFAMPTYFDKKKKTAAAVISAAVEPLTNFQIFKQKSLNTIPALLDKNKKNEELFNNFPFLTPLAHRKCSLVSTANRLSGCIEDEFYCIPSDPEAELGISEPVDIRHRFRSLSNHALNEEKVLTSTPKADVIEAVMQRVDRGRQEVWKPSLRHSYTDHIRNPSSGSASASASEGGSLERARAAAERRKRAALAAPPAPAHPAHAAPPPPADDAQHVVSCRVENTRVNPDSLIDELLAATDLKHAVDDSAETSGLQLFITRDGTAELGSRQRQQLARRDYQRVVLHPHDNR, encoded by the exons GGAGGAGGTGCGCAACCACGCAGTGCGTTGGAACGCGCAGTTCTCGTTCATGTGCAAGATGTGCGCGAACGCGAGCACCGGCGTGCTCGAGCGCGCGCTGCTCAGGGTCTCCGTGCGCAAGGAGTGCAAGG GAGGTAGATCGTACCAGAAGCTGGGCTTCTGCGACGTGAACCTGGCGGAGCTGGCGGGCGCGGGCGAGACGACGCGCCGCTGTCTGCTCGAGGGGTACGACCAGCACCGGCGGCAGGACAACTCCGTGCTGCGGCTGCGCATCAAGATGAACATGATCTCCGGCGACCCACTGTTCAAAGT TCCTGAGCGCAAGCAGGAGGTAGCAGAGAGCAAGGGCGGCGGCGACAGCGGCTCGGAGAGCGCgcccggcggcggcggcggcgcgcccgACGACGACTGCGCCTCCTCCACCGCCAGCTCCGGCTTCGGCTCCCTCACCAAGAAAAAGAACTACG AGGGCGGTGTATCCCAGACGCTAACACTGGTGCCGTCGTGTGAGCTGCCTTCTCCTGACTCCGAGGAGTCACCTCTTGCCACTTCCATACCTGACCATCCTG GTCTGACGGTTAGCGTGGCGACGGTCGCGGCCGTGGTGCCGACGTCGTGCGCCTCCTGTCTGCAGCAGCAGCAACACACGCACTCCAGGAACTCTTCCAACACCTCCGGCGACATGAGCAGTAAG GCGTCAGGGTACGGCAGTTCGTCGGCGGCGTCGGCGCACTCGCGGCAGAGCTCCGAGGGCGACTCCGCGGGGGACACGGCGCGGCCGCACCACAACAG CGTTCGGTTAGAGCggaccaccaccaccaccaccacgcTATATGTCCCCTCCCAAACCTGCAAGCACACAGGGAGAGCGCTCGCCAAGCTGCTGCTGGAGAAGACTGTCGTCAGCGAGACCTCGGACGTGTTCCTGACGCCCAACACCACGCTCACCGGCCCGCCTGACGTCATCCCGCGACACGTTCTCCTCTCGCCCTCGCCCGAGGAGTACAAGACTCCTGATTCCACGTTAATAGAGAACGGACACGATAATTCATTCGCGATGCCAACGTACTTCGATAAGAAGAAGAAAACAGCGGCAGCGGTTATCAGCGCCGCCGTCGAACCGCTCACCAACTTCCAGATATTCAAGCAGAAGTCGCTCAACACCATACCGGCGTTGCTCGACAAGAATAAGAAGAATGAAGAGTTGTTTAACAACTTTCCATTCCTGACGCCGCTGGCGCACAGAAAGTGCTCGCTCGTGTCCACCGCCAACCGCCTGTCCGGCTGCATCGAGGACGAGTTCTACTGCATCCCCTCGGACCCCGAGGCGGAACTGGGTATTTCCGAGCCCGTGGACATCCGACATAGGTTCCGCAGCCTCTCCAATCACGCGCTCAACGAGGAAAAAGTGTTGACCTCCACTCCCAAAGCGGATGTAATTGAAGCTGTGATGCAGAGGGTCGATCGAGGCCGGCAGGAGGTGTGGAAACCCTCCCTCCGGCACAGTTATACGGACCACATAAG gaACCCGTCGTCGGGCTCTGCGTCTGCGTCTGCGTCGGAGGGCGGGTCGCTGgagcgcgcgcgcgccgccgccgagcGACGCAAgcgcgccgcgctcgccgcgcccCCCGCCCCCGCACAccccgcgcacgccgcgccgccgccgcccgctgACGACGCGCAG CACGTGGTGTCATGTCGAGTGGAGAACACGCGCGTGAACCCCGACTCGCTGATCGACGAGCTGCTCGCCGCCACCGACCTCAAGCACGCAGTCGACGACTCCGCTGAGA CATCGGGCCTGCAGCTGTTCATCACGCGCGACGGCACGGCCGAGCTCGGCTCGCGGCAGCGGCAGCAGCTCGCGCGGAGAGACTACCAGCGCGTCGTGCTGCATCCACACGACAACAG GTAG